The DNA region TGTAATTAGGGCTTTCAAATGGAATCTATGAAATCTGATTTGAAATCCCTTCTCTGATTGAGTTGAAGCAGGAATTTAAACTTGGCTTTCCTTTTCTCAAGCATATTGTGCAGCCATTGATGTACTCAGTAATGGTCTTTCCATGGATGCTGTTCCACTTGGCATAAAATACTTCAGTATTTATAAAGGAGGGCTGGAACACAAGTATCATTTCTCAGAAATTGCAACCCAAACTATGAGGCCAGAGGGTTATTTTTATATTATCTCTAATACAATAAAATTTTGTATCCTATTATATTTTTATGGTTATTATTATATGGTTATCATACTgggtgtgtatttatatatgttaTGTATTTGGAATAAGTTGCTGGGAAATAATAAGGAATacctatattttttaaattataaactaCACTTAAAAAAGTGGCAGATGCTGCAAACATAGGTATAGGCATAGCATTGTTGCATGAATGAGTAGTTGTATATGACCCTTAGCTGTTTGTGTTACTGTACTTTTGAGGTTGGACTGTGTCTATGAAATTGAACCATTTTAGGTAAGTGATAGAAAAACTGAATTCATTTTCAAGTGTATTTGTATTATTATTGGAATGAGTTAAACAGCTGTTATTTCTGCAATGTATATTGTATCGTTCTAACCCTTCAGAGATGTAGACAAGACCAACATGAAAACATGATTGCCCCAGGTACCGAGTCTTTCCCCAAGTCTCAAGAAATTGTAGAATGTTCAGGGCTGGTTAGTGGGAAAAACAGATTCTTAAATGGAGGGTTAAGGGAGGTTAATTCAGAATGGGATTTTAACTGAAGTCAAATTTGATTTTGAAGAGTACTATTCAAAGACCTGAAGTAGGTTTCTGTGGTCAACTTAAATCAAAAAGTGCTGGTCAGCTTTGACTTTTAGCTGTGAATATTAGTATATCCTGTGTTGATCACTTGACTCATATGACAAACTCAAGTGATTTTCCTGCTCGTTATCCTTTTAGAAAGATTATGGGCTCCAGTTTTTATTGGCTTTCAACCAGTAATACAACATACCAATGTCTTCCAGATTATTTCGCTAATCCAAACTATGTTGAAGCAACTTCACATTTGCTGTAAAGGTTACTAATTCACATTGAAATGTATCTCCAGACTAACTTATTTTGTATCATGTATTCTTCAGAGTAGTCTTATTTAAGTGAAATCAGAGTTTATTCTAAGCCTGTGctgtagaaaatgacattaataaGCTTCATATCAGTATTTGACAGTCTGGATGTTCAATTATTTGAAGAGCATCTTGCCTCAATTCAGAGCCCTACTTTAACAGATGATAATGTAGGATTGAAGCTGAAACAGCATTTTCAGTACAAAGGAACTTGTTTCAAGATAGATTAATACATTAATAAACCTTTTCTTGTGGGTATTAGGATTGTTTTTACATACAACATATCTGACAAACCACAGAAGCAAGGAAATTGAGAACTATGATCTAATTGATACCTGTTCCTCCTTTACAGGTgtatacattttcattaaaactacCATACATGACAAGCCatgactctttttttgtttgtttgtttttatattcatatatatgtacaaagaaatgcacacacacacatatctacatatatatatatatacacacatgcatctATACACTAAATTATTTTTACCATACTTTGTAGCTGTTTAAAGTGATTTGTTGTACTGAAACAGAGTAAAAGGTTCAGAAATGTAGATAAAGGagaggaacagaggaaaaaataacagtATTTGATCTTTAGTTTACTGCAGTTAAGGTAATGATAAAATGTTTGTTTGCAGGAAGGGAGTGGAAgataaaaaatgttttgtgcatGCTGGTCTGCCAGTATTCTATATTATGTTATGAACATCTGATATTGTCAGAAAGAGTTTATACTAGTGTCTCAATGGAAAGTCGGAAAATCAAGATTGAAGTATCATTATCCTGAGTTATTTTGCCCCTCCCAAGACAGCAGAGTTACGTGttatcttttaaagaaataaacctCTTTATGTGAAGTTGAAAGCAAAATAGAatttaactacttttttttttttttttttttcttcaagtatcCCTCTTCTGTCCTGTTAGGCTACTGGTGGCTAGAGAACAGTGAAACTTGGCAACTTCTTTCAGTTTTGTGCTATATTAATTCTTATAAATCCCCAGCAGCACTTCTGTAGGACTTAGTAGTTTGAGCTTTGCTGTGCAGTTCATGCCTAATATTGGCATCTCTTCCTAAGGAGGTATGGCTCGTCATTTGGGAGACAGAGCATTAAACCAGCCACCCAGGATTCAGAGGACAGGAATAAGCAGAGAACAACTGCGAGTCAGGATACTGAAAGACCTTGTGCTGTGTCAAAcagtagcaagaaaaaaaataccagctTTTAAATTCAATAGGCTATATTAGGGAAGGTACAGGTAGAAATCTTGTACATGTTCCTATAACATATGTTTTGTAAAGTTCTTAAGAGGAATGCATGTCTTGAAAaatatctgattttaaaaaaatgaattttgtaaAACAGGTAACAGTCACTAAATTTTTGCAAAATATGTAATTAGATTAATGAAACATGCAGAGAATGTTGGCCATTGCATGAAACTGTCTCACTAGATAACCTTATTTCTAACgaggtataaatatatataatatttaaaaagtactTCTAACTGACTTTTAAGATTTTCTCATGTAAATCAGTCAAGTACTTTCTGCCTTTGTTGCTGCTCTGTAGTGCACAAGAGAGAGTGGCATCATTTGAAAAACTGTGCTACCTTTGTGATGTATTTACATTGTTAAAAGAAATATTcatgctttttagaaagcaaaaatatGTACTAATTTTTTAGTAAATCAGAGAGATCTGGTAGGATAATCCCTCATCTgaactaatgattttttttaaagattatattAACACTCTGTGTGGCTGTGAGACTTCTAGGAGGTGTGTGCTGgtcaaataatattaataaattattttttgatgCCACAGCTTAAGTTCATTCAAATCTGTAAACCCTGATGCTTTTATAAAACCTTTGTCTTATTTGTGTATTTTACATCAAAATCTGAATCAGAATAATCCAAGAAAGCAGATTCTGAGTTTTCTAGAAGATGAAAAAATACTTTCCTTCATCAATTATTCTTTCTCCATAAATCAGACTTTATTGGAAAGATTTTCCAAAAAGGATCATTTCAGAACTTTAAGTCTCCCTATTAAGACCTTAACCATTGCTGAGAGAGAGGATTATTTCTCTGCCTTAAATTGGAAAGAAATCTCTGAGAATTATTCCcctttgatttctgtctctgaattATTGTCTGGAAATagatttatttacaaaatattttttaaaacatcattaCCTTGCCTTTCTCCTACAATCTGCAAATTCCAAGGAAATATaaatggataatttttttttttacctgatctctcttcttcctttttgaaataaccaaaatggcaTTGAATCTAACAAGAGATTGGTAAATAACTATGAATTTGCTAATTAAATTATATCATTGCATTTTACAGATAACATTGAaatgattatttattatttgaaagTTAAGGAGCTCCAGGATTAATATTGCATATGCATGCTTAATTTTCCTCCATGTTTTTGCCTTATGAGAGTTTTCAATTATGCAGTCCCATTCTATTTTTTATAACCCCATCTCTTAAATTTGCAGAGTAGATGGTACCTGCTTTAAGAAAATGTACTTATTAACAGACTAGACACAAAAAAGTGACTTATACGTTGTGATGCTCAAGGCTGCAATATTTAATGATTTAATAATTACCATTATGCATTCAGCTTCTGGGGCTTAATGCCTTGGTTAGTCTGTGGGAGACGCTGGCATCTGGAATAGGGATCCTAAGAGTCAGCACCTAGGAGTTAGCCTAGAACAAACAGTGGTGTTGGTAGGTGTGCAGGTAGACACAGCTTCCAGGAAATAAAGAAGCTTTTCTGTAGTAATCCTAGACCTTCACAGCTTCTTTAGAGGGTTAAACAGAgtattaattaataataattgGTATAAATCAATAATCCTTCTTTCTTTATCTTAGTTCCTAACTTATTTTCTGGAGGTTGCATCAGCTGAAATATTTACTCCCCATGaggttttattttataaaaagagCTAAATTATATGTAATGAAGGACCAAGTCTATTTTCAACCTGAAGCAAAACTAGGTagaactgcttttgtttttaaaagttgcaGCTTTCCTTGCATCCTTCAGATTTACCAGTTCAAACTAACCTGCTCTAGAACAGTTTTTAAATCAATGTAATAGTCTTTAGAAAAATGTTTCCTCTATTTAACTCAGTCATTTTAGAAACACATACTTAGTTAAGCAAGTACAATTTCCAGTTTAGAGAAGAAATAAGACTTAACGCTCATGACTTCTTGTTACTGTTTTTTCCCATCTGATAATTTCAGAGTTGGTTCTTAAATTTGGCCTGATGTAGAAAACTCCAAGcatattccttttccttctttggtcAGGTTCAAGCGGAGGTTAACAACATAATTTAGCTAAATATAAAGGTTAATAAATAACTAACAAAgcattatttattcttttctattAGAAAGACACCAGTTTGTGTAGCCTTCGTTTGAAAATGTTCCCTAAAGGGATCTTTGCCTGCACTTGGTTCTTTGTTCTTGTATTTGGTTTCTTTATCTCAGATCATAACTATAATAGAAGTCTGTACCAATATCTGAACATTTAGTGCAAGATAAGATTTAATTTAATCATAAAAAGTCTTTCAGGACTCAGTAAGCATTTTATTCtgcaattttaaatatttgtacagcTATAAACTATGCAATATTATGGTATAACAATGTTGTTAGAATGAATTTTACTATGAAAACATGCTCTTATTAATTTTGTGCCTTCTTTAGTAAGTTTTCAAAAATTTAATTCTATTGTTGTAATTGCCAAAGGATATATAATCACTTACCTGGCTTAACAGATCTTGCTACATGAAACTTTACCCATTTAAAGTgactagtcaaaaaaaaaaaaaaatcacagttgctTTATATACCCAATGTAGCTTCTCTTATTTTTTTCACCAGAATATTCTCCAACATTCATTCTAAAATCACTTAGCCGCTCTGTCATGTGGAAGTGAACTTAacagcagagagggagagagagagaaagcaagtttTCCCTGATGttttatctgtattttcaaatcttgcattttaaaaagtatgtatttttcaACCATGTCAAACATTTCAGTGTTTGGGTGGTGCAGTATTAGTAATGAAAATGTCTGCATAATAGGTACACACTTAAAGACATCACACTATTGCTTCAGACAGTGCCTGACCTTCGTAATCATCATTGTATTCACGTTGCACAAAGAAGCTGAGGAAGTGGATGGAACTCTTGTGCACCTTTAGATTTGATCTAGCTTTATAGATCAGacagtattttcttcttcttgaaCAATAAAAAAGAGCGAGGTATTATAATTATGACAGCTAAGAGAGATTTTCCATGTTTGCCATGACATGGTGTAAATCCTAATCACTTGTGCCACTTTTTATTCAGATAAACATATTTAGTCTAGTACTATAGAAAAATTCCAGTTTGGGGCAGATCCAATATCAAACTTGTGTTTTCATAGATTCTCCTTCATTTTGTAAACTCCCTTTTGTGTTAGAGCACAAGAACCATCCTGTGTCTCAGAGCAACTCAGAAACAGCAGTCCTCTTCAGACTCCCCAAATCTTGTTCCTTTGTGATATTGTAGAATTAATACAAGATTTAGGAATAATTTTGTTGAACAATACAGCACGTTCCTCAGAATTTGTTCCCcagaccactttttttttccagttgtacaCAGATATCATTTGAGTTGATAAAAACACTCATGTTGCTATGACCCAATGCCTTAAAAACACAAGGTGCAATATTGATTCTATTTTAGCCTAAGCTCTCATTAATGAAAAACTACTCAGTGAAAAATTTGTGATAAATTTAACAGTCTTGTTTTATGTCTGTATTTCAGAATTTTCATCAAGAAGTCAAGAAAGTAGCCAGTTCTGAAAGCCTGTCAAGCCTCGACAGTCTGGAAGCTGGAGAACAAAATGGAAATTACGCAACACTGAGTGAATCATCTTTGACTACACAGTGTGACTGTGCCTTGTATAATCCAGAAAAATCACAGACTAGAAATAGTGATTTACTTTATACAACTGAAAATACTTCTTCTAAAAATATGCATCTAAATAATTGTCTGAGAAATGTGGATTCCCAAAACAACCAGAACAACTTACCTATTCATGACCCTTCAGCTAAATGTAGTGTTCTAACTCCTGCTGAACATATAAACAATTCAGAAGAGGGATCACCTGTTTCTTGCAGGTCTGAACAAAAACCTACGGAGGTCTCTACCTCTCATAAGCAAGAAAGCCCTATAAATAATCCATttacttttctgaaaaatataaaagaagaaaaaaacaatctaTCATCTGAAATGGGAAGCACATTATCCACTGGTAATCCTGTATTCAAACCTAGCAAAGCCTGGGccatttcaggggaaaaagttCAGGATTTGATACAAGATCAGAGTTCTGAAATGACCCCACAGAGAAGAAACGTAGCTGTACAAACCTCCTATCAACCTATTGCAACATCTGTAATCTTATTTCCTAATCAGAGGTGTTCTACTGACGTTCCCAGCACTTCTTGCTCAGCTAATATTTCACAAAAGGACGAAAACATCAGtacagtttttttaaaatatattttaggcaaaatgacagaaacaaaagaagaaaatatgaagttTATTGATAACATTAATCCATCTGTGTTTCAAGACATACAAAATGCTTCCATTCTGTGCAGCGTTAagcaagcaaagaataaagaagaaaagggaaatttgACTGAAACTATGTCCCTAATGTCTGATACAGAGTTCAATTATGACACTCCTGCATGGCATGAAAACCTGAAAAACAATATTCATGAGAGAAAAGAAGCAGAGTTATTCAAAAGTATCTTAAAGAAAGAATCTAAATATGAACATAGTCATTTCAAAGCCTTAGATATGAACCGCAGGATCCGTTTGGGAACTCAACCTGTGTCTTCTGTAAGGGACAGTTTGGacctggcaaaaataaaaaagaagaacgcagaaaatgaaaaaaacaaaagaaacctaaGATGGTTTGATCAAACTCACCAGgtaataatagaaaataaagaaaaatgtaatgaaGAGAACACCAGTGAAATATTTTCTGCACAGTTGCAATGTGTTCAAACTACAAGTAATGCTCCTAAGACTAATTTAAGTATTGCTGCTCACACTTCAAATTCCGTGCGCACAAAAAATCATCAGGAATATTCTCAGATACCAAAAACAAGTGTTAGTGCTGGAGAATCAGACAAAGCATGTATATCTCTGAATGCTTTCATGTCTACTGGATCCTGTTTTGCTAAACAAGCTTGGATGGTATCAAAAGGTGAAGAAATTAACTCCCCAGTAAGTATTAGCAATTCTAAAATTCATGAAGGTAATCAACACAAAAATAAGGCAAAAATAACTAGACGACCAAGAGCCCAGTCAAGTTTTATGCCTAAGAGTAGAATAGGCACTATAATCCGTCCCCAGTCTGCTACTGAAGCCAACAAAATTCTAAAAGctcaaaagaaaattttagcaCCTCACCCACCATCTACACCTATGCCAGGAAACAGAACTGGCGAAAATGTAGCCAGCCCTGGGTGTCAACCACTGCATTCTTCAAATCTTCAAACTACCAATACCAACAACAACTATTTAAATGAAAGTCATGCTTTGTTAGAAGATCAGGTTTTAAATAGAAACATTACAGAAAATAGTAAGAGTTTTACTCATACTTCTGCCTTGGCCACTGTGATGTTACCTACACCTTGCTGTAGCCAGTCCAGATACAAACCTTTGacagaaaatatttgttctgtAAATAGTGTTCAGGCAAGTGCCTGTCAAGACTGTTCAGTAGTAACCTGCACTAAAAGAAGACTGGTTAATGCAGAAAATGGATTACATCTAGGTCATATCCCAACGGATGAAAAAACAAGTACCTCATGGCAAGGGGTGCATAATGCCATAGCTCAGAAAGTGTGTGCTACTGGTAAGAATTGTTATGTTTctgggtttggggtggggggatgtTCAGAATTGTTTTCAGTTAAAACATTTAGCTATCTGTTCATCACAATGCAGCCAGTATGAACAACATTTAATTTGTCATTATCATTTATATTCTATTGGTCCCAGAGGCCTGTCAAACATAGATTCCCATTTTTGAGGTATTTTCCCTGAGATTATGTTCTTAAATAATGAGCAGATGTGGCAGGTGGTTCAATAATGATATAAGAGGAAGAGAATAAGTTTATATGAGCAAGTTTTACAAGGTGACTGGGAGTTGTAGCTTGCTGTCTGACAATCACTGCCACCTGCGAGTGGAAGAAATGTAGATcgaatctgtttttaaaattctgACACTGTAAATGTCTAAAATTGTTAGGATTTAGTCTCATTAATACAGTTAATGATCAAAAAAATTGTAGATTTAAATTAATAATGAAAGAAGTCCCTACAAGACAAATGTTGCTTTACTGTAGAATGTGtctgatttttaaataatttaaagaaatttagGACCAATACTGCATTTTGTTAAAAATGATCTTGGGAACTTATGGTGCAGAGTTGTTGGCAAGATAAAGAAGAGATCCCTCAGAAAGCTCAGAATAAACCTTAATCTCCTCCtgtttttttacatttcaaactATGTTTCAAACTTTTTGATCTGCCTTATTTCTCCTCTGCTGCCTAGCTACATCTTTGCCTTCAGGCAGTGATGGCATCCTTTTGCTTGTAATTTATACTACAAGAGTTGTCTGCTGGTTTGCTTCCTACTGGAGGCTGCAGCTGGAGGCAGAGCTCCTGAAACTGCAAACCCTGCTTCATGTATGAGCAGCATCCCATACTTCTGAACATACTGTGATCATCCTGAGGATCAGTCATGCAACTTAAAGATACTTTCTAGCAAGATGAATCATTTCCATAACTTAAAAAGTGGGTTTCTAGTTTTAGCTACAGTAGATACATAGCCCTAACTATCGGGTATTTTGGAACAgttctgtttaaaacaaacagaggTATTTGAATATTCTTGGCCTAAAGGAGGTGGAAGAAATATGAAATTCAATCTGCTCGTCCATTCcagttcaaaataaaaaagacGAACTTAAGCTGTGTGTTATTTAAGCTAACTTATTTGATTTTACATAGAAATAAATTAAGGAGAAGCCTTGTGCTACCATGCCTGGTGCCTCCAGCAGAGATACTTGCCTGTTTATGTCCTCATTTGGACATCAAATCAGTTAAACAGGAAGTTTAGTGGTCCAAACTTGGGCATGTGCACACTGCGCATACTGTCTTCGCTGCAACTTGAAAAGCTACATTTCCAGTGTTAGGTAGTCTTCTAGAGGAAGAGCTGATTAACCTCATCTTATAATTTGAGTGGCTCTTTTTCAGTATCTGCTTAGGTATGTTGCGTTTTGTAAGTCTTCCTTATGTTAAATACTCTAGATAACTCTTAATGACTTGCTATTATTTGTTCTATTGCCTGTACATGCACAGACAGCATCACAGTCTTTGTCCTGAAGTGGTTGCTAAGAAAGACTGAATACTGCGTTGTTCTTCTTGAGTGAATTATCTGTTGTAGCAATATTACAGGGTTCAATAAGGTTTGTGAGGAAACTGTAAAAAACGTGACCTATTGCAATGTGTGGCCAAATGTATGCTAAAAGAAGAATATGTTGGAACaagattaataaataaaattgttGTACCCGAGGATCTTCCTTTCATGGGGTTCCAGGCTTCAGTGATGTATTTTCTGGCTGCCATGTGTTATTCTATGTAGCTGGatactaaaattattttaagttctTTGGTGCcagtaaaatgctttaaaaatgtgtttaacaTTTAGCCTGTGACAAACGTGGGACTACTTCACATGCTCCGAGTTAAACAGGGGTAGACTGCTCAGTATCTCATGCCCTTAAAGATACTATTACTTGCCAAATTTTTGTCTTAAACTTCCCAAAGAAGTCTTTTCATAGGCACAGATAGGCATAGGCAGGTCTTGCATACTACTTAAATTAAATGTTGGTGCATATCAATAGATTaacttcagattttattttttcagaaaaacactgTGTGATTACTAATGCAGCAAGGGggttcttctttttaaatgctcCTCCATATTCAATATAACATGatcacttttcctttccttttcaggtGATATTCAGCATGGTGAGTCACATTACAATAATTCATATACAACTAAATAGCAACCTGCTAAAGCAAATGTGAACCGTGTTAGTATTGATGGTGGCAGCCTGATGACTAGTTTCAAATCTGCTTCTCGGATgaatgaattattttcttcttctgcaaaTGCTAAAATTCACTAAAAGACTGACTATAATTTCCCCTCTTATTTTCTAAGACCATGGTGCATCTTACTTTATATAAACCATCTTGATTATCTAGTATTCAAAGTGGGGTTTCACCTTACCTGCTTATAAATGTCCACATATAAACTAATCATACGGACTTGATAGTCCCACACCAagattaaatgaaatgaaatatgccttagaagtgcctgtttctctcctttaACTATAAGAAAGTATACTCAGAGAGATCACAAGTAAACAAATACAAGGTAAACATCTAAATTTGGACAGAAGAATTTACCCATTATGAGTAGTTTTGTTACCAGTATCTTTATCATGTGTTTAGACACTTTTGGCTTATTTTTGTCTGCATCTGATTTAAGGTATTGTTCCTGTTACAAGACACAAACAGGTTTTTGACAGCTGTGAAAATAAACACAGAGCTTTATTGGAACGAAGAAGACAAATTGTAGCCTCTAAAAGACAGAAGCCCACTCATTATACACAGGTAAATATTAGATACTATGAAAACAAAGATTATTAATCCCCAAAATGGAAAGAGTTTCAGGAATATCAAAGATTTGTTTTATGTCACAGAATTTTGATGCTTAGTCAGCTTTCAGTCATTGCAAATGAAGATAATAAAACCAGCTAGAACACAAACAGTATATTAGTATATGCTCATATTTTTACACTTGAAAATACTACATTTAGtaatatgaaataataaaaatgttcaaaaagTATTACAGTTAtcttaaattacatttaaaatattcctaTAATATTTTAATAGAATTCAGTATATTCTGTCCAGCTGAGTCCTGTTCAATCTGCATTTGAGCCAGTACAGAATATGAATAACACCTATGAATCTGATGAAGGTATAGTAACACTTCAGTTCTTTGTTATAGATAAAATAGTGACCTAATATATCTGCTCTGTAACATCTCTTGTGTTTTTTGGCATCAATGATTCTAAGAAAGCGTAGTTTGTTGAGTAGACCTATTTTTTTTATAGAAGTGTGTGATATAGCACTGTGCATCATGATATTGATGGCTTTCTAAAAGTATTATGAAATATAGTCAAATTTCAAtccttttctctttgtatttaaCTATATTATAGCAATATGGACATGTTTTGGTTACTATCATATATTTGTAAGGCTGCTAGGATTTGCTGTGGTGTCACCCCATTGTAAGATGCACAAGTGATCTTAATTATGCCATTTTCTTACGTATGGTGCTTCTTGACTTTGCCACCTCTCTGTTCTTTTAATGTGAATTTTGTGTGTTTTGCAGACATATAGTCATGAAAGCAAGCAGTATATTTAAATGTTGTGAGCTCTTTTCATTCAAAAAGTTACTCCTGTAATCTCTTCAGTTTCAGAGAGCACTGTTCAGTTTCTTATGGCAGAAAGACTAGCGGGTACATCATGTGCAGAAGATGAAATCCTGGCAGCTATGGAAAGCGTGCAACCAGCCAAACAACCCTTGCTTCTTAACAAGGCTCGATGTCTAGGCATGAGTGCGCTTTCAATAGAAGAACAGAAGATTTTCCAGTCTCTTGATCACCTCAATCAAAGGCTACAAAGTAAGTTTGATAATAAATAGGATTCTACATCAAGTGATTAAGTAACTTTGTATTTTGTTCTCATTGGTTAGCTTGGATTAAAAACATGAATTCTGTGGATAGAAATTTTTTCATCTCATTGCATTTTATTCTTTAGTAAATGTAGGCAACAGTAGACCAAAATCATGAAACCCTTCTTATTGTCAAtggaatttcattaaaaataatcacaACTTCGCCTCAGTAAAAAATCATTGAAAAGTATGCCTGGAGGACACCTTCAGAAACTAGATCAGCCCAACTGTAGCTGTTGTTTCTGACAGATGTCTgtcaaaattgttttttaaagtgtACAGAGATAAAGATTCCAGCCTCACTTAGGAATCTGTTTCAATGTTTATCCATCCTAAATTTTGACATAACAATTATTTTTGTCCTCATTACAGTGGACTTAAAGAACATCCTTTTGCACTTGTCAATTATGCATTTGAAGGCTataatattttcccttttatttcaaCTTTTCCCCATTGGTAATTTTAGACCTCTGATTGTCTTATTGACCTCTGATAGTATTATTGTTATTCTCTGGACTCTCCCCAGTTGACTTATTTCTTTCTTAAGGTATCatgcccagaactggacacagcacttcagTTGTCTTATTCTCCTGTTTATACATCACAATATCTTTCCTCTTTCGTACAGTCGCAAAAGCTTCGGAACTGTAATTTCAAACAGATTTGCAGCCCATTCAAGCTTGGTAGTGTCTGCAGATTTAATAAACTTATCTTCTATTCTGTCATCCACATTATTAATGTAAATACTGAATGATGCCAGACACAGGCAGAGTGCAGGAAGATTCTACTTGCAGTGTGACAATGAACCACCGATAGATACTATTTTAATGCTCTATCCCATCATTTTTGCACACATTTCTACAAGTTTCTTTTGGGCCAGGTTTGAAAAACCTCAAGTCCATGAGGATATGGATGGAAATTTCATTCCATACAGCCCATGACTGTGGATCAGGTTTCTTTTCACACTGTTTGTGAATAACATTCCATTCATGTTAATGAGTGAACATCAAAAGTGTTCGAAAGCCCATTCGACTGtccaaaagaaaagatttcttgGCATGGATCTGCATTAAGCCTTCCTAGATTTCTCACAAGAATGTAAGACAGTAGCAAAAGGCTTACCAAAACTTTTTAACATGTCCTAGAAGAAAATTAGAATGATTTTTATAGAGTTTGTTCTTTGCAAACCCAGTTCTTGACCATTATTTATCTTCTTAGAATCTAGGTACTTTTAAATTGTTTGATTATATGTTCCAGTACTTTTTGCAAATTCAGTTGAAGTGACTGGTTGGTATcccccagtttttttttttttttttttttaatttatagtgagtggcttttcattttctcttttctagtCTTTTAGAATGTACCTCTTCTCAACGAATTCTTAAAGATGATGAGTACAGTTCTGAGCTTGCTACAGCCAACTCTGAATGTTTATGTGAATAtcatttgcttaaatattttaaaaatgtctaaCTTACTTGGGTGTTCCCTAACCTGTTCTCTCTTTATGCCAGGCTGATgatctccagcggtcccttcTAACccaaactattctgtgattctgtgatttcttacCTGCTTTATACTGGTGATAATTATATGAGCTGC from Apteryx mantelli isolate bAptMan1 chromosome 1, bAptMan1.hap1, whole genome shotgun sequence includes:
- the CEP126 gene encoding centrosomal protein of 126 kDa isoform X3; protein product: MEPGGKGRHLPGGRRDLAARGGASADISLKFQFERDLEEERQALKEDQKICRRRAQKYFIETNRRRKALEERWKQEKEKEKRLREQVLQQRKVKLQEATEKFQRAHVPFFRHKKIVQTKAFFQLEEALDQIKGSVLTRGFCLPDRNKTNFRTTDDISSSSASRNGYFHQKQISAMVGCDKMIQESSRTNMDCNQLLFQKNLKEMQQLLEKQHLSNLENFHQEVKKVASSESLSSLDSLEAGEQNGNYATLSESSLTTQCDCALYNPEKSQTRNSDLLYTTENTSSKNMHLNNCLRNVDSQNNQNNLPIHDPSAKCSVLTPAEHINNSEEGSPVSCRSEQKPTEVSTSHKQESPINNPFTFLKNIKEEKNNLSSEMGSTLSTGNPVFKPSKAWAISGEKVQDLIQDQSSEMTPQRRNVAVQTSYQPIATSVILFPNQRCSTDVPSTSCSANISQKDENISTVFLKYILGKMTETKEENMKFIDNINPSVFQDIQNASILCSVKQAKNKEEKGNLTETMSLMSDTEFNYDTPAWHENLKNNIHERKEAELFKSILKKESKYEHSHFKALDMNRRIRLGTQPVSSVRDSLDLAKIKKKNAENEKNKRNLRWFDQTHQVIIENKEKCNEENTSEIFSAQLQCVQTTSNAPKTNLSIAAHTSNSVRTKNHQEYSQIPKTSVSAGESDKACISLNAFMSTGSCFAKQAWMVSKGEEINSPVSISNSKIHEGNQHKNKAKITRRPRAQSSFMPKSRIGTIIRPQSATEANKILKAQKKILAPHPPSTPMPGNRTGENVASPGCQPLHSSNLQTTNTNNNYLNESHALLEDQVLNRNITENSKSFTHTSALATVMLPTPCCSQSRYKPLTENICSVNSVQASACQDCSVVTCTKRRLVNAENGLHLGHIPTDEKTSTSWQGVHNAIAQKVCATGDIQHGIVPVTRHKQVFDSCENKHRALLERRRQIVASKRQKPTHYTQNSVYSVQLSPVQSAFEPVQNMNNTYESDEVSESTVQFLMAERLAGTSCAEDEILAAMESVQPAKQPLLLNKARCLGMSALSIEEQKIFQSLDHLNQRLQS